The genomic stretch GAGGTCCAGGCGCTTCAGGAGCAGGCAGCGGCGAGAGCAGTACTGATCTCCCAGCATTTGGCACAGAGACTCCAATGCCTCCTAGGAAAAAGGTCTCAGTCACACTCAGGGTCTCCCCTCGCTCCCATCTCCGGGCGAGCATGCTCTTCAAGTACAGTGGTACACAGTCTTACCCATCTGGGGGCGTCCAGTGGGGAGCTGAGGAGGGGCTGCAGGAAccctgggggcagggaaggcagcAGCTCAGAGATCTGATGGGAGAAGGTAGTCTGAGGCTGACGGGGCAGAAACCAGATAGACTCCGTGGATTCCGTTCCCCCTGGCCCCAAGGACCTAGGCCTCGGAATCAAGAATGGTGGCCACGACTCTTAAAAAACATCcctggcggggatccctgggtggcgcagcggtttggtgcctgcctttggcccagggcgcgatcctggagacccgggatcgaatcccacatcgggctcccggtgcatggagcctgcttctccctctgcctgtgtctctgcctctctctctctctctgtgactatcataaataaaaaaaaaaaaacaaaaaacaaaaaaaaaaacaaacaaacaaacaaacaaaaaaccaaaaacatccctgggggcagcctgggtggctcagcgatttggcgcagcctttcagcccagggtgtgatcctggaaacctgggatcgagtcctgcgtcaggctccctgcatggagcctgcttctccttctgtctgtgtctctgcctctctctctctctgtgtgtgtctctcatgaataaataaataaaatcttaaaaaaataaaaagaaagaaaaacatcccCGTGGCTGGAGCACTCCTGCcagaaccactttttttttttttaagattttatttatttagtcatgagagacacagagagagagagagacaaacaggcagacagacacagacagagggagaagcaggccccatgcagggagcctgacgcgggactccatcccgggtctccaggatcaggccctaggctgaaggctgcgctaaaccgctgggccaccggggctgcccccagaacCACTTTTGGAGAAAGAACTCTCCCCCTACAAGGAAAGTGGGGTGGCCCGGCGCGGAAGGGGCTCCAGCGCTCTCTACCTTGTCATGCAACTCCCACAGCAGCCGGCTGGCGGCGGTCCCAGGCGTCGGTCTGGGCAGCCCCAGAGCTTGGAGGGTAAGGACCAGTTCCTGAACCATGCCAGCTCCCTCCTCGCTCTCTTCCCCACAGGGCTGTGCGGGGCTGGGGTCCAGCCGGGGGTAGAGACGGAGGAGGCGGGCAGCCTGGAGTTCAGAGCAGAGAAAGCCTAAAAGGGAAAGGGAGCGGTGCAATCAAGGAGGGCCACCACCTCACCCGCCAGGGCCAAAAAGCTCCATCTGCTTTAAAACctccaggcccaggggctcctgggtggctcagtggtcgagcatctgcctttggctcaggtcctgatccttgGGTGCTGGGACCCAGTCCCATACAGactcccagcggggagcctgcttctcctctccctaaatctctgtctctctttgtgtgtctttcatgaataaataaataaaatctttaaacaaaacaaaacactccagGCTTCAAACACTCCGCCCTTCTAGTTCCGCCCCAACCCCGGCTCTACCTCCAAGACGAGCCCCACCCACTTTGAGACCCAGTGTCCCGCCCGGACTTCGAAGCCCGCTCACAGGGGAACCACCTGGCTGGCTACGTCAAATGCGACCCGCTGGAACTTCAAGACGCTCCCCGCAAAATCCTAACCCCCACCGGCCCGGCCCACGCCCCCGGGGGGCGCGAACCCCGGCTCCACTTGGCGGCGCCGGGCCCGCCCCTCCGGAGGCCGGGCCTCGCCCCTTCCGCATCCCCGGCTCACGCAGCAGGCGCAGGCTCGCGCCGGGCTCCCGCAGCGCGGCCACGCCGTCTCCGCCGCAGAGCGCGCGGTCCGGGCAGCGCAGCTCCCGCAGCAGGCCGGCCAACTGTCGCAGGAATCCCTCCTCGGCGCCGGGGCCTGCGGGCGGCGGGAGACGTCAgggcgcggcggcggcccccgcggccccatCCCCGCCGGGCCGGGCGCTGCCCACGTACCGTCGCCGGCCCTCAGCGCCTCCGCGCTCTCCCCTCGCTCCCGCTCCAGGGCGCCCAGCGTCGCCAGCTCCGCCGCCAGCCGCGCGCACAGCGCCCTGAAGTCCGGACACGAGGTGCCCCGCGACGTCGCCCCCGAGAAGCCCTCATACCTGTGGCGGGGCCGAGGCAGCGGGCGGGGATTGGGAAGGTGAAGAGGGATTGCCGAGGGCAAACctgtcccttcctgccccccgcccgcgcccccgcccgcgtcCCCAGCCGCACCCCGTCCCCCTCACCCCAAGGCCTGCAGGTCCCGGGCCACGGCGGCCCCCTCCCGCGCTTCCGCCTCCGCCCCCTCCATGGAAGCGTCCTGTCCGCCGGGCgcgcgccccctgccggccgGCGAGAGGCCCCGCCCCGGCGGCGGCGTGCGCAGTCGGCCCCGCGGCGCTCCGACCAATCAGCGCCCGAGGGCCCTCGGCGTTCTGATTGGCGCAGGAGGCGGCGGAGCCCGCCCCCAGGTCCGCGGGCGCGGGGAGCTCGGGCGCCGCGGTTCGGGTGACCGGGTCCAGACGGTGGAAAAGCCGCAGCCCCGTGAATCCAGCGCGTGCCTTCAGGATCCCAGCTGTCGCGACAggccagcgggtggcgctgttgCTGCGACTTAGAAACCGATTTCTTCTTCTCAGGCTCCCTCTGCTCTTGAAGCACCCTAGACCGAGTGTCGTTCTCCCAACTCCGCTCCGAACGCAGAAACTTGTTTCCTCCTTTCCAGCTTGGGGTTGGCAGGACGTCAGGGACTCAGGAAGGCCGGctcaccccctcccacccacccacccccaacacaGCTACGCCCTCCGCCTCCATCCGTCACGGTGCACCAGTCGGGCTTTCACCCCTCTTTGTCCGGAGGCCTtggagagggagcaggggcaaCATGCTGTCGTGATTAAGAGATTGCACCCTGGGGGGTAGGACTCCACTCCACTCCCCATCTCTGTGTCCCCGCCAAATAGCTTCCTATCTGGATGACAGGGATAAAACTTCACTTTTAAGGATTGTGAGGATGAGAGTCATACATGTGTGTGTTCCGTAGGCATACAGGGGTACTCAATAACTAACATATATTGAGCATTTTGTGTGTGCTACTAGCTTAAGTATCTTAGATCCGTTTTAGGGAGGAGAACCGAAATTCAGACACGATAAATCAGAGTGAATGTGGGGTGGTGCCCGGACTCAAATTCAGATCTGATTTGCAAAATCCATGCTTTTAATTGCTTAACCTGTTACTACTGTTAGTGTTGCTGCTGTTTTTGTTGCAGTTTGTTAAAACTATAATCCTCCATGGTGCTGCCTACCCCAAGGCTGGGGTACTCAGGACCATTATTTGTTGaccttaataaaatgttaaaaattgctCGTCAAAACCTTGTTATCATggccttgattcttttttttttttttttttgcaaagtctTTATTTAATTATGTGGATTCTATCTTCAAAATAGATCCATTGTCTTGCccacttctctctgcctccactgTTCTCACCCTGATCTCATGTGCCCTTGTCTCCTCCTGGACCATCAcagcagcctcctccctgctccctacTCACCCGTCCCCATGTCTCTTCCCCACAGGCAACCAGAGGGAATGGGTAAACCGCCTGAGTCAGGTCACAGCCCTCCCACGCATGGAGCTGTCCCGTATCTCCACCTCACTCAGGATGACCACTAAAATCCATGCAATGGTTTGCAAGGACCCACAGATCTGCCCTGTCACCTCTCTGCCCTCAGTATCCTCCTCCTGGCTTCCTCTTCTCCAGACATTCACACCCTTGAGGTCCCTCAGAATTACCTAGACATGCTTCTCCCTCAGGGCCTTGCCTGGACAGTTCCCCTTTACCTAGAATGTTCCTCCCGCAGACATCCATGGACCCCCTCGCCTCATTTAAGGCTTTACTCGAATGCCAGCTGCTCAATGAGGCCTCCTGGAGACCCTAGCTAAAAATGACTATCCCACATCTCCACTCAGCTTTTCCCTATAGTACATATCCTTTCTAACGTGTCCTTTATTATCTCCTTCCCTATAAAGTTCATAAGCTGTTCGTGGGAAAGGATTTTTGTCTGCTCTGTTCACTGCTTTATCCTGGGTGCTGAGAAACGGGGCTGGCATATAATGGGTGTTCAGTAAGTGTACTTGAGTGACTGAATGTATAAAACTCAGCTGGAGGGTCTGCTTGGGACTAAAGGATCTGAAGGAGAAAGGACGAATTGGGTAGCAGACTGTTCTGCTGATTCAGaaaggtgaggggatggggagcACCAATGTGAATAAAGGACACAGGCTGAGACTTTGTCACAGACATTTCTTGGAGCGAATATCTCATGCCCCCTCCCCAATGACAAGGCTGGGTCTTTGGCCCCCATCCTCCCCCGCCACGGCAGCCTGCACTGACGATAACAATATTGAGGTCACAGACTGGCTTGGAATCAAGATCAGGAAGATAAATATCGGGGTGCCTCCCCCAAGTCTGGGGGCCAAGCATCCAATCTGAGGGGCAAGCAGCTGGGAAATTGGGCCTGGGGGCTCCAGGGTCTGAGGTCTTCCTGGCTCCCAGGGTCAGCCCTCCATGCACCCCTGATTTGGGGGTGATGAAGAGTAATCATGGATCAGAGGTGGGTATCAGCAGGGAGCAGGACTGGGGGACCTGGGAGAGGCggtgctgggaggtgggggccgGGGGAACCTTCCCCAGCTCCCACCGCTTCATCCGCAGATCCCACAGCACCTTACAGCACTCTGGTCCCCGTCCCACCCCTCCCCAAAACGAGGTAGGTTAAGAATGGAGCTTCCCCCCGCCCACCACGGAAGGGAGGagaccgaggcacagagagggggatggggacccaggctgccccagccccCTGGTCCCTCCGCCCTCAGCTCTGGTGGGTCTGACAGTGACGAGAGCTGGGCAGAGTGGGGATGGGAGGGACATCCCCCTTTTCTCTCACCCATCCCAGGGTCTGGTTGGGAGAGCGGAATCTCACAGGTTCCGGATGTAATAAATAGTTAATAATTTAAAGGAAGTGACAGAAGGATCTAGCCCTCTGACCCCCTTGACCTATCCCTTGAACCCCTACAAGGCCATCCAAGTCTGGGTAATGAAGAAAGGTAAGTGCACATTTCCAGATGCTTGGGACCACGTGCAGGTCCCAAGCCCATACAGCATtgagattgtctttctccaagaCATTGATCCTCCACTTCAGGCCATCAGATCTGAGGTACCCTGAAAGTCCCCTTCCATTCAGGGAAAAGAGACTGTGGCATCACAGAGGGCCATGAAACCGGCTTTCAAACCCCCAACTCTGAGATGGAAGGGAAGGGGTTAACAGGGCCGAACATAAAAAGCTTGGACTAGGAGGCTGGGGCTTAAGGGCTTGGGGCAGAGTGCAAgaggggcgtgtgtgtgtgtgtgtgtgtgtgtgtgtgtgtgtgtgtgtgtgtagagccACAGCTAGCCTAAAAAGTGACTCCGTGCACAGTGCAGCCAGCAGAGTACGGTGTGAATTCCAGCCACACCCCCACCTTGACTGTGTGTCTTTGCTTAGTAAACAGCCTGCACAATCATCTAGGACAGTGCCAGGTCCTAGAAATGGGAATGGGGGAGATCTGGGGTAGTCCTGGAATCCAGAAACATGAGCTCAAaatgatgtttgtttgtttttgtacccGAGTAAAAAACCCGAGTAATTTTGTGAGATGCTGGGGGCTTGGGCTGGGGCTTGAATTCAGAGGTCTGGGACCTTGGGGTTTCAGGGGCTTATGGCCAGTAGGATTCAAGGGCAGCAAGTCTCCGGGAATATCAGCCTTAAGAGATTTAAGTCCAAAGAATCTGGGATCTGAAGGTGCTATGGTCCTGGAGCACCTCAGTTCCATCTTGTATGGAGGGGCCAAGGTCTTGAGTCAGGGACAATCCCAATGTTGTATAGGCTTAAGCCCTGAATTTGAGGGACCGATGGCACCTTGGGGTCTTGGAACTGGTACTCCCAAAGTACTTCCGGGTCATTCAGGAGCTGGGGGCCGTGGGGTGAGAGGTCTGGGTTGCCATGAACATCCCATCACCTGGGAGCTGGGCTTCCAGCTTTTATAGGGGATTGGGGATCTATGGGTACAAAGCAGCCAAAGATTCCAGGCCATTCTGGGGCTTGAAATCCCAAGTCTAAGGGGTTTTGAAAGAGGGTTATCTGAGGACTTGAGACCAGTGTCTTGGGCCCTAATATATTGGTGGCCTTCGGTACTACATCTGGGAGTACTAGGCACCTCAGAGTCCTATATGTGAGATCCAAAGTTCTGGGAACACTGGTCTGGGGTGGGTGGGTCTACACTCCTTGGCTCCCAGAGCATCTTGGGAGTGTGACATCTAGAGTTTGGTTGGGGCATAGATGGAGGCTCTGAGATGGGTCTCCCAAGTCATTTTGGTCAGAGGACATCTGTTTGGGCATACCTAAGGACTCAGGGCATCTCAAGAGGGTTTGgtgcctcagggtcctgggggctACAAGAATACCGCAGATATGGGTGCCCCAAGTTTTAGGTGAGCATTCAGGGACCATTTGGGGTGAATCTGGGTTCTATGGTCTCAAGATCTAATTGTATGCAGGAATAATTGTATGCAGGCAGGGTCAGGTATTGGCAACTCCTGACTAACTCCGGAACTGTAGTCTGAGGGTTCATGGTGTCAGGCATGACCGGGTCTGGGTTGGTTATTTGAACAGGGAGTCGGGGGGCCCGGCCCTGTGACTCTCAGGGATACATGTGCTCCCCGGCCTGCCTGAGGTGAAGAGTCTGGGGATGCCTGGAGTCTCCTTAGTCTAGGTCAGGGAGGGGGTGGTGGCAGGATGGGGATGCCAGAACTCAGGATGCCTGGAACCTCTTGGACAGACATCCCAATGAAGCTGGGTCTGGGGTCTCTCAGTCCTAGATTTGGGGTCCAGGTTCCAGGTCTGGGGTCTCTCAATCCAAACTCAA from Canis aureus isolate CA01 chromosome 1, VMU_Caureus_v.1.0, whole genome shotgun sequence encodes the following:
- the FAM98C gene encoding protein FAM98C isoform X2, translated to MEGAEAEAREGAAVARDLQALGYEGFSGATSRGTSCPDFRALCARLAAELATLGALERERGESAEALRAGDGPGAEEGFLRQLAGLLRELRCPDRALCGGDGVAALREPGASLRLLRFLCSELQAARLLRLYPRLDPSPAQPCGEESEEGAGMVQELVLTLQALGLPRPTPGTAASRLLWELHDKISELLPSLPPGFLQPLLSSPLDAPRWEALESLCQMLGDQYCSRRCLLLKRLDLTTSSFHWSDRAEAQGEAMKAVLIPIREALTPESNVSIAHILAAREDLSRLIPATSKAVRRGTCCAINKVLMGNVPDRGGRPNELEAPMPTWQSRREDGGGRKAGRQSWGRKKKKK
- the FAM98C gene encoding protein FAM98C isoform X3, which encodes MEGAEAEAREGAAVARDLQALGYEGFSGATSRGTSCPDFRALCARLAAELATLGALERERGESAEALRAGDGFLCSELQAARLLRLYPRLDPSPAQPCGEESEEGAGMVQELVLTLQALGLPRPTPGTAASRLLWELHDKPQTTFSHQISELLPSLPPGFLQPLLSSPLDAPRWEALESLCQMLGDQYCSRRCLLLKRLDLTTSSFHWSDRAEAQGEAMKAVLIPIREALTPESNVSIAHILAAREDLSRLIPATSKAVRRGTCCAINKVLMGNVPDRGGRPNELEAPMPTWQSRREDGGGRKAGRQSWGRKKKKK
- the FAM98C gene encoding protein FAM98C isoform X4, with translation MEGAEAEAREGAAVARDLQALGYEGFSGATSRGTSCPDFRALCARLAAELATLGALERERGESAEALRAGDGPGAEEGFLRQLAGLLRELRCPDRALCGGDGVAALREPGASLRLLRFLCSELQAARLLRLYPRLDPSPAQPCGEESEEGAGMVQELVLTLQALGLPRPTPGTAASRLLWELHDKAQGEAMKAVLIPIREALTPESNVSIAHILAAREDLSRLIPATSKAVRRGTCCAINKVLMGNVPDRGGRPNELEAPMPTWQSRREDGGGRKAGRQSWGRKKKKK
- the FAM98C gene encoding protein FAM98C isoform X1, translated to MEGAEAEAREGAAVARDLQALGYEGFSGATSRGTSCPDFRALCARLAAELATLGALERERGESAEALRAGDGPGAEEGFLRQLAGLLRELRCPDRALCGGDGVAALREPGASLRLLRFLCSELQAARLLRLYPRLDPSPAQPCGEESEEGAGMVQELVLTLQALGLPRPTPGTAASRLLWELHDKPQTTFSHQISELLPSLPPGFLQPLLSSPLDAPRWEALESLCQMLGDQYCSRRCLLLKRLDLTTSSFHWSDRAEAQGEAMKAVLIPIREALTPESNVSIAHILAAREDLSRLIPATSKAVRRGTCCAINKVLMGNVPDRGGRPNELEAPMPTWQSRREDGGGRKAGRQSWGRKKKKK